One segment of Drosophila ananassae strain 14024-0371.13 chromosome 3R, ASM1763931v2, whole genome shotgun sequence DNA contains the following:
- the LOC6496841 gene encoding uncharacterized protein LOC6496841 isoform X3 — MDAPDVGRIIRAPARRKRNEEQLMDRIKLKKVLGLTVCSNAALDVSPVSGLLAYPAGCTVVLFNAKRQTQAYLVNTSRKAFTSVAFSRCGRYVATGECGINPAIKVWELESPNGSLEHCTGGSVVAEFVDHKYAVTCVAFSPTGKYLVSVGSQHDMIVNVFDWRANLKMASNKISSKVAAVCFAEDGSYFVTVGNRHVKYWYLEGGRKYKDPIPLMGRSAILGDLRDNDFCAVACGKGICAESTYAITRQGHLVEFSSRRLLDKWVQCRTSNANCLCVNERFILVGCAESIIRIFNAATLEYVTTLPRTHYLGVDVAQGIQINHIMSVPQQAKFPDCIAMVFDEQRSKVSCVYNDHSLYIWDLRDISRVGKSHSFLYHSTCIWGVETVPYNVEREPSQTLPEECFVTCSSDDTIRVWGLDGCTNNDIYRRNIYSKELLKIVYSDEELQFIKDQGSSLFDKSGNSSYDGRNGVRCIKISPELQHLASGDRCGNIRVYSLVNLRLLTTIEAHESEVLCLEYSNDKIERKLLASASRDRLIHVFDVAQDYLLLQTLDDHSSSITSIKFVGAGLNFQMISCGADKSIMFRSFQGNIFMRGTNTSGKTTLYDMEVDSNAKHILTACQDRNVRVYGTQNAKQTKTFKGSHSDEGSLIKLSLDPSGIYVATSCTDKTLAVYDYYSSECMARMYGHSELVTGLKFTNDCRHLISASGDGCIFIWQVPHDMIVTMQARMSQQRLRSGHAPLPRPLAPISPPEGIVMESPTSEIEQPQLQPKFGVAERFSDVGQLPQWAMRKAAGDSDSGALSIPTPSGGGVNAVPALHAASSMGNLSSSPSQQMAPRARGRWAQRSTQLETADDLRSNSESPLGTVSSVGGHSGVNVQTSDYNSASSKDIMYNQTYLSEDSSIDSGMETRRGELKFIGSSNNGTVVTVSSVSSLAVSASNGAMPAPGSGAGQQRLQLPDKRGKPGLRFDTHTHDHDGDVEDISDGERTSSDHGMFYNNLAPSTPTDFKVTAMNEDELRKSVRRQKFEKSGLQLTPSALSGNGSSHTASTGTGTGTSDTEDEGSTPSAENAERSLASTLGGSSENLPQTSNSFLHAALPEGPGLASPMERGTSSRRSISAKHNTENGKGVAAPPTITKSYTSTKKEELLQVINKVKQQLENGSTRKNGNPRLNAIVEVGHRPLRGSHSISDLSLAANLDGSRNTGSGPGRYTKPVVASHDTPQYISPPNATANTQQPYPPMQQQQKQQQQQPHPQSQQPPHYPPTASQQFFNCAAPKSKLQQNFQTMRQVQQHYPPYPHHVGVHQIHPPPGVPFGGGSSSTGVRYNSQHQPHQQQQTTPRVKRNPAGNNRRTPSILKHYKSCPVSPVHEEVEWSAEGNERGALLGEPKRHSVYADDARTILDMIHADTEKMIDEITRKYGDLDEPGGLPASYSMPANLRNLGGLGSTGDSTPTGRTTQYYVYQEFYQCERKVSLSDILQPEQFAASQRRLEEARFLETQRHSSASFFLTGQQSQESLSLLSDGDGAGSYCNSLESVLSDESDCQSAPLEHPQVAQVIHQRHAGIRNFIIHGPVSKSYGNSPNAYGSFDYYMRQQHAAATDSFDVTGYNLEPLKPLPSSKTYPRIAQVQASENIPTLRSKNKQYNSGVNKSLSTDFAQQRQQRNSNPCMQSGDNLFVRKQLKPKPPVPAKPQSLMSTLSQVEKQQKHQQKSQSRTASVVQQFEHNLQKFEKEKQREREQQRRPAMRSSVSSGALAGSGSRTQSCLKKVSRFDNSESSRRATSVRQKNRPKISVRFNTVSQIKYTPSAKRERQAASRREEEPEPEPEMELEVGSLPSDYGERSFEMYFAENGNAPENLENMQTLKLYTKPQLQAVVDEIQQEREKYRKNLDNAGRIREKSGKSGKGDTTTTSHQCQNIAKKIDIIEKLIAMEECKMEQIRLATESRLRPFNCNAKEKGYVKSLTMNFDMLARGEEPTEDDELTSGEASHLCAYARNMRRNCSLPDVLESTDFSDMYSHQDVELAKEVKADDEKLDTEATVHAEDDEGNEDARTAVVLRMESGNPKTLNPMPIEESSIRRACSLSDLHMGNFGKPGKSNGTPQKPQVQHRNGNISRSASKRNSLQGKTGLGASSNSMNVLNQGSDSEPEDSNRLRSASNGQGRSNGPIAANRQYSNKINNVNNNRRKTPNFSSATPMQDDSSSEETPNSTANNKPIVPPRPRNLGFDHKSKILINNLSGSPGNAGKQRSSVTNLEDYEGTDPEAQVHNVINKLYTTTQAAMQLHANLKNSLLLKELENALIMSRNMLSSIPTNRQAEKTNNGGGLGGGVGNSGGLNHEQLNAENGDYLMMVNNCADLLSNLRTKHKPDDCENNS, encoded by the exons ATAAAACTCAAAAAAGTCTTGGGCCTGACTGTGTGCAGCAATGCGGCTCTGGATGTGTCCCCAGTCAGCGGCCTGCTGGCCTATCCAGCTGG CTGCACCGTGGTGCTGTTCAACGCCAAGCGCCAGACACAGGCCTACTTGGTCAACACCTCCCGCAAAGCATTCACATCCGTGGCCTTCTCCCGCTGCGGTCGCTACGTGGCCACCGGAGAGTGTGGCATCAACCCAGCGATCAAGGTCTGGGAGCTGGAGTCACCCAACGGCAGTCTGGAGCACTGCACTGGCGGCAGTGTTGTGGCAGAGTTTGTGGATCACAAATACGCCGTCACCTGTGTG GCCTTTTCGCCCACGGGCAAGTACCTGGTATCGGTGGGCTCCCAGCACGACATGATCGTCAATGTGTTCGACTGGCGGGCCAACCTGAAGATGGCCTCGAATAAAATCAGCTCGAAAGTGGCTGCCGTGTGCTTCGCCGAAGATGGCAGCTACTTCGTCACTGTGGGCAATCGCCATGTCAAGTATTGGTATCTCGAAGGAGGCAGGAAG TACAAGGATCCAATTCCCTTGATGGGACGCAGCGCCATTCTGGGTGATTTGCGGGACAACGACTTCTGTGCGGTGGCATGTGGCAAGGGCATCTGTGCGGAGAGCACGTACGCCATCACGCGTCAAGGTCATCTGGTGGAGTTCAGCTCCCGCCGCCTGCTGGACAAGTGGGTGCAGTGCCGCACCAGCAACGCCAACTGCCTCTGCGTCAACGAGCGCTTCATTCTCGTGGGCTGTGCCGAGTCCATTATTCGGATCTTCAACGCGGCCACGCTGGAGTATGTGACCACCCTGCCTAGGACCCACTACCTGGGCGTGGACGTGGCCCAGGGCATCCAGATCAATCACATTATGTCGGTGCCGCAGCAGGCCAAGTTTCCGGACTGCATTGCCATGGTTTTTGACGAGCAGCGATCCAAG GTGAGCTGCGTCTACAACGATCACTCGCTGTATATCTGGGATCTGCGCGACATCTCGCGGGTGGGAAAGTCGCACTCCTTCCTCTACCACTCCACGTGCATCTGGGGCGTGGAGACAGTGCCATACAATGTGGAGCGGGAGCCGTCGCAAACTCTGCCGGAGGAGTGCTTTGTGACCTGCTCCTCGGACGACACGATTCGTGTTTGGGGCCTCGATGGCTGCACCAACAACGACATCTACCGGAGGAACATCTACTCCAAGGAGCTACTGAAAATCGTCTACAGCGACGAGGAGCTGCAGTTCATCAAGGATCAGGGCTCGTCGCTGTTCGACAAGAGCGGCAACTCCTCCTACGACGGCCGGAACGGAGTGCGATGCATCAAGATCAGCCCGGAGCTGCAGCATCTGGCCAGCGGGGATCGGTGTGGCAATATCCGGGTGTACAGCCTCGTGAATCTCCGCCTCCTGACCACCATCGAGGCCCACGAGTCGGAGGTCCTCTGTCTGGAGTACTCCAATGACAAGATCGAAAGGAAGCTGTTGGCCAGTGCCAGTAGGGATCGGTTGATTCATGTCTTCGATGTGGCCCAGGACTACTTGCTGCTCCAGACCCTGGACGATCACAGCTCCTCCATTACCTCGATCAAGTTTGTGGGTGCCGGACTGAACTTCCAGATGATAAGCTGCGGGGCCGACAAGTCCATTATGTTCCGGAGTTTTCAG GGAAACATCTTCATGCGGGGCACCAACACCTCTGGGAAGACCACTCTCTACGACATGGAGGTGGACTCGAACGCCAAACACATCTTGACAGCCTGTCAGGACAGGAATGTCCGGGTCTACGGCACTCAGAACGCCAAGCAGACGAAGACCTTCAAGGGCTCCCACTCGGACGAGGGAAGTCTCATTAAGCTGAGCCTGGATCCCAGTGGCATTTACGTGGCCACCTCCTGCACAGACAAGACCCTGGCTGTCTACGATTACTATTCCAGCGAGTGCATGGCCAGGATGTACGGACACAGTGAGCTGGTGACGGGCCTGAAGTTCACCAACGACTGCCGGCACCTGATCTCGGCGAGCGGCGACGGTTGCATCTTCATCTGGCAGGTGCCGCACGACATGATTGTGACCATGCAGGCGCGGATGTCGCAGCAGCGCCTCCGCTCGGGGCATGCCCCTTTGCCGAGACCCCTGGCGCCCATTTCGCCACCGGAGGGTATAGTCATGGAGTCGCCCACCAGCGAAATCGAACAGCCTCAGTTGCAGCCGAAGTTCGGGGTGGCGGAGCGCTTCTCGGACGTGGGCCAGCTGCCGCAGTGGGCGATGCGCAAGGCCGCCGGGGATTCCGACAGCGGAGCCCTGTCCATCCCCACGCCCAGTGGTGGTGGCGTCAATGCCGTGCCCGCCCTCCATGCCGCCTCCTCAATGGGCAACCTCAGCTCCTCGCCCAGCCAGCAGATGGCGCCACGGGCCCGGGGACGATGGGCCCAGAGAAGCACCCAACTGGAGACGGCGGACGATCTGCGCTCGAACTCGGAGAGCCCCCTGGGAACAGTCTCGTCGGTGGGCGGGCACAGTGGCGTCAATGTCCAGACATCCGACTACAACAGTGCCTCCTCGAAGGACATCATGTACAATCAAACCTACTTGAGCGAAGACTCGTCCATCGACTCGGGCATGGAGACCCGCCGGGGCGAACTCAAGTTCatcggcagcagcaacaatggAACGGTGGTCACAGTGTCCTCTGTCTCCTCGCTGGCTGTCTCAGCCTCCAATGGTGCCATGCCAGCTCCGGGCTCGGGAGCCGGACAGCAGCGTCTCCAGCTGCCGGATAAGAGGGGGAAGCCCGGCCTGCGTTTCGATACCCACACCCACGATCATGACGGCGATGTGGAGGATATTTCTGATGGCGAAAGGACCAGCTCGGACCACGGAATGTTCTACAACAATCTGGCGCCCAGCACGCCCAC aGATTTCAAAGTAACGGCCATGAACGAGGACGAGCTACGCAAGTCGGTGCGCCGGCAGAAGTTCGAGAAGTCTGGCCTGCAGCTGACACCCTCGGCCCTCAGCGGCAACGGAAGCTCGCACACGGCCAGCACCGGAACCGGAACTGGCACATCCGACACCGAGGACGAAGGCTCCACGCCCAGTGCCGAAAATGCGGAGCGTTCCTTGGCCTCCACGCTGGGTGGCAGTTCGGAAAATCTGCCCCAGACCAGCAACAGCTTCCTGCACGCCGCTCTGCCCGAAGGCCCGGGACTGGCATCGCCCATGGAGCGGGGCACCAGCA GTCGCCGCAGCATCAGCGCCAAACACAACACTGAGAACGGCAAGGGGGTGGCCGCGCCACCCACCATCACCAAGTCGTACACCAGCACCAAGAAGGAGGAGCTGCTGCAGGTCATCAACAAGGTCAAACAGCAGCTGGAGAAT GGTTCTACGCGCAAGAATGGCAATCCAAGGTTAAATGCTATAGTTGAG GTAGGCCATAGACCCCTTCGGGGAAGCCATAGCATATCGGACCTGAGTCTGGCTGCCAACTTGGATGGCTCGAGGAATACGGGCAGTGGTCCCGGACGGTATACCAAGCCAG TTGTTGCTTCCCATGACACTCCGCAGTATATTAGCCCCCCAAATGCAACCGCGAATACCCAGCAGCCATATCCACcaatgcagcagcaacagaagcaacagcagcagcaaccacaTCCCCAAAGCCAGCAGCCGCCACATTATCCACCAACAGCCTCGCAGCAATTTTTCAACTGTGCTGCCCCCAAGTCGAAACTCCAACAGAACTTCCAGACAATGCGGCAAGTGCAACAGCACTACCCGCCCTATCCACATCACGTGGGTGTGCATCAGATTCACCCGCCACCAGGAGTGCCATTCGGAGGAGGATCCTCCTCCACGGGAGTACGCTACAACTCCCAGCACCAGccacaccagcaacagcaaaccACGCCGAGGGTTAAACGTAATCCTGCCGGGAATAATAGGAGAACACCAAGTATCCTAAAGCACTACAAGTCCTGTCCAGTGTCGCCGGTTCACGAGGAGGTGGAGTGGTCCGCCGAGGGCAACGAAAGGGGAGCTCTTCTGGGCGAACCCAAACGACACTCCGTCTATGCTGATGATGCCCGCACCATTCTGGACATGATTCATGCCGATACTGAGAAAATGATTGATGAAATTACCCGAAAATATGGGGATTTGGACGAGCCAGGAGGACTGCCAGCTTCCTATTCCATGCCGGCGAACCTAAGGAACTTGGGTGGCCTGGGATCCACGGGAGATTCCACGCCCACAGGACGCACTACCCAGTACTATGTTTACCAGGAGTTCTATCAGTGTGAAAGGAAGGTATCCCTCTCGGACATCCTCCAGCCAGAACAGTTTGCTGCCAGCCAGAGGAGACTGGAGGAGGCTAGGTTCCTGGAGACCCAGAGACATTCCAGTGCCAGCTTCTTTTTGACTGGACAACAGAGTCAGGAGTCATTATCCCTGCTCTCGGATGGCGACGGAGCTGGTAGCTACTGCAACAGCCTGGAGAGTGTGCTCTCCGACGAGAGCGACTGCCAGAGTGCTCCTCTGGAACACCCACAGGTGGCGCAGGTGATCCACCAACGACATGCCGGCATCCGCAACTTTATCATCCATGGCCCTGTTTCCAAGTCCTACGGAAACAGTCCCAATGCCTATGGAAGCTTCGATTATTACATGCGGCAGCAGCATGCCGCTGCCACAGATAGCTTCGATGTAACCGGCTACAATCTAGAGCCGTTGAAACCCCTACCCTCTTCTAAGACATATCCAAGAATAGCTCAGGTCCAGGCCTCCGAAAACATACCCACTCTGCGTtcaaaaaacaagcaatacAACTCGGGGGTTAATAAATCCTTAAGCACGGACTTTGCTCAGCAACGCCAACAACGAAACTCAAATCCCTGCATGCAGTCGGGGGACAATTTATTCGTAAGAAAACAGCTAAAGCCAAAGCCACCCGTGCCAGCGAAGCCACAGAGTCTAATGAGCACTTTAAGCCAAGTGGAGAAGCAGCAGAAGCACCAGCAGAAATCCCAGTCAAGAACCGCCAGTGTGGTCCAGCAGTTCGAGCataatttgcaaaaattcGAAAAGGAAAAGCAGCGGGAGCGAGAGCAGCAGAGGCGGCCAGCCATGAGGAGCTCGGTGAGCAGTGGAGCTCTGGCCGGAAGTGGGTCAAGGACCCAGAGCTGTCTCAAGAAAGTCTCGAGATTCGATAACTCAGAAAGCAGCAGGAGAGCCACGAGTGTTAGGCAGAAGAACCGACCCAAAATCTCAGTTCGCTTTAATACAGTATCCCAGATCAAGTATACGCCAAGTGCCAAAAGGGAGCGGCAGGCGGCTTCCAGGCGGGAGGAAGAGCCAGAACCGGAACCGGAAATGGAACTGGAGGTGGGCAGTCTACCCAGTGACTATGGGGAGCGTAGCTTCGAAATGTATTTTGCGGAGAATGGAAATGCCCCGGAGAACTTGGAAAATATGCAGACATTGAAACTCTATACGAAACCCCAACTTCAGGCAGTGGTTGATGAGATCCAGCAGGAGCGGGAGAAGTACAGAAAAAATCTAGACAATGCTGGACGAATTAGGGAGAAATCAGGGAAGAGTGGAAAGGGGGACACCACCACAACCAGTCATCAGTGCCAGAATATCGCCAAGAAGATCGATATCATTGAGAAACTGATAGCCATGGAGGAGTGCAAAATGGAGCAGATACGCCTGGCCACCGAGTCTCGGCTCAGACCCTTCAATTGCAATGCCAAGGAGAAGGGCTACGTGAAAAGTCTGACCATGAACTTTGATATGCTGGCGCGCGGAGAAGAGCCAACGGAGGATGACGAACTGACCTCCGGCGAGGCCTCGCATCTGTGTGCCTATGCCAGGAATATGCGTAGGAACTGCAGCTTGCCGGATGTCCTGGAGAGCACTGACTTCTCGGACATGTACAGCCACCAGGATGTGGAGTTGGCCAAAGAGGTGAAGGCCGATGACGAGAAGCTCGACACGGAAGCCACTGTCCATGCCGAAGATGATGAAGGCAACGAAGACGCCAGGACTGCTGTTGTTTTGAGGATGGAGTCAG GCAATCCCAAAACGCTCAATCCCATGCCCATCGAGGAGTCCTCCATACGCCGCGCCTGTTCGCTGAGCGACCTGCACATGGGCAACTTTGGCAAGC CTGGAAAATCCAATGGAACTCCACAGAAACCGCAGGTCCAACACCGCAATGGCAACATTTCCAGATCTGCCAGCAAGCGGAACAGTCTGCAGGGTAAAACAGGTCTAGGCGCCTCCAGCAACTCCATGAATGTTCTTAATCAGGGT AGCGACTCAGAGCCCGAGGACAGCAATCGTTTGCGCAGTgccagcaatggacagggACGTAGTAATGGCCCCATCG CTGCCAATCGCCAGTACAGCAACAAGATCAACAATGTTAACAACAATCGTCGCAAGACGCCAAACTTTAGCAGTG CCACACCCATGCAGGATGACTCGAGCTCCGAGGAGACGCCCAACAGCACTGCCAATAATAAGCCCATTGTGCCGCCAAGGCCCAGAAACCTGGGCTTTGATCACAAGAGCAAGATCTTGATCAACAACCTAAGTGGTAGTCCTGGCAACGCTGGAAAACAGAGGAGCAGTGTGACTAATCTAGAGGATTATGAGGGCACAGATC CTGAGGCCCAAGTGCACAATGTGATTAATAAACTTTATACAACAACCCAAGCAGCCATGCAGTTGCATGCCAATCTTAAGAATTCGCTGCTGCTGAAAGAGTTGGAGAATGCGCTGATCATGTCCAGAAATATGCTCAGCAGCATCCCCACAAATAG aCAAGCTGAGAAGACAAACAATGGTGGCGGACTGGGTGGGGGAGTGGGCAACAGTGGGGGACTGAACCACGAGCAGCTGAACGCTGAGAACGGAGACTATCTGATGATGGTCAACAACTGTGCCGATCTTTTGAGCAATTTACGCACGAAGCACAAACCCGATGACTGTGAGAATAACTCCTAG
- the LOC6496841 gene encoding mitogen-activated protein kinase-binding protein 1 isoform X12 yields MRHLIMTPASLSMSTPTLSTLHHQRMALQSQSSLTSSSQSQSQLQSPLTPSPSSFFGSPKFPANYERSEKIKLKKVLGLTVCSNAALDVSPVSGLLAYPAGCTVVLFNAKRQTQAYLVNTSRKAFTSVAFSRCGRYVATGECGINPAIKVWELESPNGSLEHCTGGSVVAEFVDHKYAVTCVAFSPTGKYLVSVGSQHDMIVNVFDWRANLKMASNKISSKVAAVCFAEDGSYFVTVGNRHVKYWYLEGGRKYKDPIPLMGRSAILGDLRDNDFCAVACGKGICAESTYAITRQGHLVEFSSRRLLDKWVQCRTSNANCLCVNERFILVGCAESIIRIFNAATLEYVTTLPRTHYLGVDVAQGIQINHIMSVPQQAKFPDCIAMVFDEQRSKVSCVYNDHSLYIWDLRDISRVGKSHSFLYHSTCIWGVETVPYNVEREPSQTLPEECFVTCSSDDTIRVWGLDGCTNNDIYRRNIYSKELLKIVYSDEELQFIKDQGSSLFDKSGNSSYDGRNGVRCIKISPELQHLASGDRCGNIRVYSLVNLRLLTTIEAHESEVLCLEYSNDKIERKLLASASRDRLIHVFDVAQDYLLLQTLDDHSSSITSIKFVGAGLNFQMISCGADKSIMFRSFQGNIFMRGTNTSGKTTLYDMEVDSNAKHILTACQDRNVRVYGTQNAKQTKTFKGSHSDEGSLIKLSLDPSGIYVATSCTDKTLAVYDYYSSECMARMYGHSELVTGLKFTNDCRHLISASGDGCIFIWQVPHDMIVTMQARMSQQRLRSGHAPLPRPLAPISPPEGIVMESPTSEIEQPQLQPKFGVAERFSDVGQLPQWAMRKAAGDSDSGALSIPTPSGGGVNAVPALHAASSMGNLSSSPSQQMAPRARGRWAQRSTQLETADDLRSNSESPLGTVSSVGGHSGVNVQTSDYNSASSKDIMYNQTYLSEDSSIDSGMETRRGELKFIGSSNNGTVVTVSSVSSLAVSASNGAMPAPGSGAGQQRLQLPDKRGKPGLRFDTHTHDHDGDVEDISDGERTSSDHGMFYNNLAPSTPTDFKVTAMNEDELRKSVRRQKFEKSGLQLTPSALSGNGSSHTASTGTGTGTSDTEDEGSTPSAENAERSLASTLGGSSENLPQTSNSFLHAALPEGPGLASPMERGTSSRRSISAKHNTENGKGVAAPPTITKSYTSTKKEELLQVINKVKQQLENVGHRPLRGSHSISDLSLAANLDGSRNTGSGPGRYTKPVY; encoded by the exons ATAAAACTCAAAAAAGTCTTGGGCCTGACTGTGTGCAGCAATGCGGCTCTGGATGTGTCCCCAGTCAGCGGCCTGCTGGCCTATCCAGCTGG CTGCACCGTGGTGCTGTTCAACGCCAAGCGCCAGACACAGGCCTACTTGGTCAACACCTCCCGCAAAGCATTCACATCCGTGGCCTTCTCCCGCTGCGGTCGCTACGTGGCCACCGGAGAGTGTGGCATCAACCCAGCGATCAAGGTCTGGGAGCTGGAGTCACCCAACGGCAGTCTGGAGCACTGCACTGGCGGCAGTGTTGTGGCAGAGTTTGTGGATCACAAATACGCCGTCACCTGTGTG GCCTTTTCGCCCACGGGCAAGTACCTGGTATCGGTGGGCTCCCAGCACGACATGATCGTCAATGTGTTCGACTGGCGGGCCAACCTGAAGATGGCCTCGAATAAAATCAGCTCGAAAGTGGCTGCCGTGTGCTTCGCCGAAGATGGCAGCTACTTCGTCACTGTGGGCAATCGCCATGTCAAGTATTGGTATCTCGAAGGAGGCAGGAAG TACAAGGATCCAATTCCCTTGATGGGACGCAGCGCCATTCTGGGTGATTTGCGGGACAACGACTTCTGTGCGGTGGCATGTGGCAAGGGCATCTGTGCGGAGAGCACGTACGCCATCACGCGTCAAGGTCATCTGGTGGAGTTCAGCTCCCGCCGCCTGCTGGACAAGTGGGTGCAGTGCCGCACCAGCAACGCCAACTGCCTCTGCGTCAACGAGCGCTTCATTCTCGTGGGCTGTGCCGAGTCCATTATTCGGATCTTCAACGCGGCCACGCTGGAGTATGTGACCACCCTGCCTAGGACCCACTACCTGGGCGTGGACGTGGCCCAGGGCATCCAGATCAATCACATTATGTCGGTGCCGCAGCAGGCCAAGTTTCCGGACTGCATTGCCATGGTTTTTGACGAGCAGCGATCCAAG GTGAGCTGCGTCTACAACGATCACTCGCTGTATATCTGGGATCTGCGCGACATCTCGCGGGTGGGAAAGTCGCACTCCTTCCTCTACCACTCCACGTGCATCTGGGGCGTGGAGACAGTGCCATACAATGTGGAGCGGGAGCCGTCGCAAACTCTGCCGGAGGAGTGCTTTGTGACCTGCTCCTCGGACGACACGATTCGTGTTTGGGGCCTCGATGGCTGCACCAACAACGACATCTACCGGAGGAACATCTACTCCAAGGAGCTACTGAAAATCGTCTACAGCGACGAGGAGCTGCAGTTCATCAAGGATCAGGGCTCGTCGCTGTTCGACAAGAGCGGCAACTCCTCCTACGACGGCCGGAACGGAGTGCGATGCATCAAGATCAGCCCGGAGCTGCAGCATCTGGCCAGCGGGGATCGGTGTGGCAATATCCGGGTGTACAGCCTCGTGAATCTCCGCCTCCTGACCACCATCGAGGCCCACGAGTCGGAGGTCCTCTGTCTGGAGTACTCCAATGACAAGATCGAAAGGAAGCTGTTGGCCAGTGCCAGTAGGGATCGGTTGATTCATGTCTTCGATGTGGCCCAGGACTACTTGCTGCTCCAGACCCTGGACGATCACAGCTCCTCCATTACCTCGATCAAGTTTGTGGGTGCCGGACTGAACTTCCAGATGATAAGCTGCGGGGCCGACAAGTCCATTATGTTCCGGAGTTTTCAG GGAAACATCTTCATGCGGGGCACCAACACCTCTGGGAAGACCACTCTCTACGACATGGAGGTGGACTCGAACGCCAAACACATCTTGACAGCCTGTCAGGACAGGAATGTCCGGGTCTACGGCACTCAGAACGCCAAGCAGACGAAGACCTTCAAGGGCTCCCACTCGGACGAGGGAAGTCTCATTAAGCTGAGCCTGGATCCCAGTGGCATTTACGTGGCCACCTCCTGCACAGACAAGACCCTGGCTGTCTACGATTACTATTCCAGCGAGTGCATGGCCAGGATGTACGGACACAGTGAGCTGGTGACGGGCCTGAAGTTCACCAACGACTGCCGGCACCTGATCTCGGCGAGCGGCGACGGTTGCATCTTCATCTGGCAGGTGCCGCACGACATGATTGTGACCATGCAGGCGCGGATGTCGCAGCAGCGCCTCCGCTCGGGGCATGCCCCTTTGCCGAGACCCCTGGCGCCCATTTCGCCACCGGAGGGTATAGTCATGGAGTCGCCCACCAGCGAAATCGAACAGCCTCAGTTGCAGCCGAAGTTCGGGGTGGCGGAGCGCTTCTCGGACGTGGGCCAGCTGCCGCAGTGGGCGATGCGCAAGGCCGCCGGGGATTCCGACAGCGGAGCCCTGTCCATCCCCACGCCCAGTGGTGGTGGCGTCAATGCCGTGCCCGCCCTCCATGCCGCCTCCTCAATGGGCAACCTCAGCTCCTCGCCCAGCCAGCAGATGGCGCCACGGGCCCGGGGACGATGGGCCCAGAGAAGCACCCAACTGGAGACGGCGGACGATCTGCGCTCGAACTCGGAGAGCCCCCTGGGAACAGTCTCGTCGGTGGGCGGGCACAGTGGCGTCAATGTCCAGACATCCGACTACAACAGTGCCTCCTCGAAGGACATCATGTACAATCAAACCTACTTGAGCGAAGACTCGTCCATCGACTCGGGCATGGAGACCCGCCGGGGCGAACTCAAGTTCatcggcagcagcaacaatggAACGGTGGTCACAGTGTCCTCTGTCTCCTCGCTGGCTGTCTCAGCCTCCAATGGTGCCATGCCAGCTCCGGGCTCGGGAGCCGGACAGCAGCGTCTCCAGCTGCCGGATAAGAGGGGGAAGCCCGGCCTGCGTTTCGATACCCACACCCACGATCATGACGGCGATGTGGAGGATATTTCTGATGGCGAAAGGACCAGCTCGGACCACGGAATGTTCTACAACAATCTGGCGCCCAGCACGCCCAC aGATTTCAAAGTAACGGCCATGAACGAGGACGAGCTACGCAAGTCGGTGCGCCGGCAGAAGTTCGAGAAGTCTGGCCTGCAGCTGACACCCTCGGCCCTCAGCGGCAACGGAAGCTCGCACACGGCCAGCACCGGAACCGGAACTGGCACATCCGACACCGAGGACGAAGGCTCCACGCCCAGTGCCGAAAATGCGGAGCGTTCCTTGGCCTCCACGCTGGGTGGCAGTTCGGAAAATCTGCCCCAGACCAGCAACAGCTTCCTGCACGCCGCTCTGCCCGAAGGCCCGGGACTGGCATCGCCCATGGAGCGGGGCACCAGCA GTCGCCGCAGCATCAGCGCCAAACACAACACTGAGAACGGCAAGGGGGTGGCCGCGCCACCCACCATCACCAAGTCGTACACCAGCACCAAGAAGGAGGAGCTGCTGCAGGTCATCAACAAGGTCAAACAGCAGCTGGAGAAT GTAGGCCATAGACCCCTTCGGGGAAGCCATAGCATATCGGACCTGAGTCTGGCTGCCAACTTGGATGGCTCGAGGAATACGGGCAGTGGTCCCGGACGGTATACCAAGCCAG TATATTAG